The Oryza glaberrima chromosome 9, OglaRS2, whole genome shotgun sequence genome includes a window with the following:
- the LOC127783708 gene encoding F-box/kelch-repeat protein At1g57790-like, translating to MQIGINESENSTSLDHKLAPMLLFHYNYDMSLEESDDDQDNEESGDDEDVSDEDEFTEASDDEESMEETDDDETDASSNDNDDDTANDEGKEVNDTLLLYSISSKQLLANSKLNYLKDHFYWITPQGWLLMVHRDSHETFLWNPFTSQRISLPFDQDKFLRTNYTRCLLSCKPTDTNCVVLVLSLNDTVIWYCYPGGTQWFKHEYQSRRFHRHRGSVIGYMALLTVVGGKFYTGLGDSVITLDFSPNPKFDIIPIKAVQNPMYNFSRLYLLESSGELFSLFFYPPMTCPKRIAEIEVYKLDIQRRAWVKVYTLGDRAFFVNSTKCFGASVSAKEACLEENCIYFSRTGDKGLYVHSMERGTTAALNPGEDFLDNVAAEILMPAP from the coding sequence ATGCAGATCGGGATAAACGAAAGTGAAAATTCAACTTCATTGGATCATAAATTAGCTCCGATGTTATTGTTTCATTACAACTATGATATGTCTCTAGAGGAAAGCGACGACGACCAGGACAATGAAGAAAGTGGTGATGACGAGGATGTGAGCGACGAAGATGAGTTTACCGAGGCAAGTGATGATGAAGAGTCTATGGAGGAAACTGATGATGATGAAACTGATGCAAGTAGtaatgataatgatgatgatacTGCTAATGATGAGGGTAAGGAGGTAAATGACACTTTGCTCCTCTATAGCATATCTAGCAAACAATTGCTAGCTAATAGCAAGCTGAATTATTTGAAAGATCACTTTTACTGGATAACACCGCAAGGTTGGCTGCTCATGGTACACCGAGACTCGCATGAGACATTCTTGTGGAACCCATTCACATCTCAGAGAATTAGCTTGCCCTTCGATCAAGACAAATTCCTCAGAACGAATTATACAAGGTGCTTGCTATCGTGTAAGCCCACCGATACAAACTGTGTTGTGCTCGTCCTAAGCCTTAATGACACGGTAATTTGGTATTGTTATCCCGGAGGAACCCAATGGTTTAAGCATGAGTATCAGTCTAGGAGGTTTCATCGTCATCGTGGTAGCGTCATTGGATATATGGCCCTTCTCACTGTAGTTGGGGGTAAGTTCTACACTGGGCTTGGTGATAGTGTCATAACACTAGACTTCTCCCCAAATCCCAAGTTTGATATTATTCCTATTAAAGCGGTACAAAATCCAATGTACAACTTTTCAAGACTCTATTTGTTAGAATCAAGTGGGGAGTTGTTCAGCTTGTTCTTTTACCCTCCAATGACATGTCCTAAAAGAATAGCAGAGATTGAAGTTTACAAGCTGGACATACAAAGAAGAGCATGGGTGAAGGTGTACACACTTGGTGATAGAGCATTTTTTGTCAATAGCACCAAGTGCTTTGGAGCATCGGTCAGTGCAAAAGAAGCTTGTCTAGAGGaaaactgtatttatttttCGAGGACCGGTGACAAGGGACTATATGTTCATAGTATGGAACGTGGAACCACTGCTGCACTCAATCCCGGTGAAGATTTTCTAGATAATGTGGCAGCTGAAATACTGATGCCTGCACCTTGA
- the LOC127784543 gene encoding uncharacterized protein LOC127784543 translates to MEERDWSSLPSDVLAVILERLRWSSHPSFALTCRHWRSAVSPFYPAWITPLLLSTAHVGVTNIRYYSPYYHKNFEVGGEDGDHALSAARGAKICCAAGRHLALDSPSAVLDVELVTGNINTVPYIYRGNFDFVIYDDRAHRIFGIDAVLPLKIGYANWNSDDGVWEDWILMELGINGPRLIPSPVTNPVIHCGLIYLLNDQGGLVMYDLCKHDEGFEILDKPTSFGFKHYNSYLVESDQNELMAVLLGRRGTLNHVIKLNEKKMEWEKVESLQGRTLFTGTLTSMVKKTKFKWMEDRVFLPLFYRWPDTIHADLISRDDELAFVPKKSSSFDTGYPNVVNHNNGACCEKCADVWSYKLGQQEEPRENWGAERVDYGVWIDLH, encoded by the coding sequence ATGGAGGAACGGGACTGGTCGTCTCTCCCGTCCGACGTGCTCGCCGTGATCCTGGAGCGCCTGCGGTGGTCGAGCCACCCGAGCTTCGCGTTGACGTGCCGGCACTGGCGCTCCGCCGTGTCGCCCTTCTACCCGGCGTGGATCACCCCGCTCCTGCTCAGCACCGCCCACGTCGGCGTCACGAATATTCGGTACTATAGCCCCTATTACCACAAGAACTTTGAGGTCGGCGGCGAAGACGGCGACCACGCGCTCAGCGCCGCGCGTGGCGCCAAGATCTGCTGTGCCGCTGGGCGACACCTCGCGCTTGATTCGCCGAGCGCGGTACTCGATGTCGAGCTTGTGACTGGGAACATTAATACGGTTCCATATATATACAGGGGTAATTTTGATTTTGTCATCTACGACGACCGGGCGCATAGAATATTCGGTATCGACGCGGTTCTCCCGCTCAAGATTGGCTATGCCAACTGGAACAGCGATGATGGCGTGTGGGAGGACTGGATATTGATGGAGCTCGGCATCAATGGGCCACGACTAATACCATCACCTGTCACCAACCCGGTTATCCATTGCGGCTTGATATACCTTCTGAACGATCAAGGAGGATTGGTAATGTATGACCTATGCAAGCATGATGAAGGGTTTGAGATTCTTGACAAGCCCACGAGCTTTGGTTTCAAACACTACAATAGCTACCTGGTTGAGTCTGATCAGAATGAGCTGATGGCCGTCCTCCTTGGCCGACGCGGGACACTGAACCATGTCATCAAGCTTAACGAAAAGAAGATGGAGTGGGAGAAGGTGGAGAGTTTGCAAGGACGGACGTTGTTCACCGGCACACTCACATCGATGGTGAAGAAGACCAAGTTTAAGTGGATGGAGGATAGAGTGTTCCTCCCGTTGTTCTACAGATGGCCTGACACCATCCATGCTGACCTTATTTCTCGTGATGATGAATTAGCCTTCGTACCAAAAAAATCATCGTCGTTTGACACGGGTTATCCCAATGTGGTGAATCACAATAATGGCGCATGTTGCGAAAAATGTGCAGACGTGTGGTCGTACAAATTGGGTCAACAAGAAGAACCCAGAGAAAATTGGGGAGCCGAGAGGGTGGACTACGGTGTGTGGATTGACCTTCACTAG